A portion of the Marinobacter alexandrii genome contains these proteins:
- a CDS encoding alpha/beta hydrolase, with product MNGNFIDAFRVAFKSRLGDKNLKTQWIETDFGKIRALDTQGNKPVIINVPDGPNVIEHHEYLIEKLSKDFRVICFEFPGFGFSYPTLKYDYSLEKSVSLVLNLMNILRVEEAALSFSCGNGFYAIKAAQVAPERFTHLFLAQTPSIHLMESWVSNTVPKILTKPILGQLANAFLEKKFAKNWYKYALPKGSDISGYQSKALNSLKKGGCFCLSGLVQGLTKDKNSALKTLEVPATLVWGNKDFTHQKTNNKSILEHLPNCEIIEFNDCGHFPELENSHHYVKLVKERL from the coding sequence ATGAACGGAAATTTTATAGATGCTTTTAGAGTTGCTTTCAAAAGCAGATTAGGTGATAAGAACCTGAAAACTCAATGGATTGAAACTGATTTTGGGAAAATCAGAGCGCTTGATACACAAGGGAATAAACCAGTAATCATTAATGTTCCAGATGGTCCAAATGTTATTGAACATCATGAGTATTTAATTGAGAAACTTTCTAAAGACTTTCGAGTAATTTGTTTTGAGTTTCCTGGGTTTGGCTTTTCATACCCTACATTAAAATATGACTACTCACTCGAAAAATCAGTCAGTCTGGTTTTAAATTTAATGAATATTTTAAGAGTGGAAGAAGCTGCTCTCTCATTTTCTTGTGGCAATGGGTTTTATGCAATTAAAGCCGCCCAAGTAGCCCCAGAACGATTCACTCATCTGTTTTTAGCTCAAACACCTTCCATACATTTAATGGAAAGCTGGGTATCTAACACCGTTCCTAAGATTTTAACAAAACCAATTCTAGGACAGTTGGCTAATGCATTTTTAGAAAAAAAATTCGCGAAAAACTGGTATAAGTATGCACTCCCCAAGGGTTCTGATATATCAGGTTATCAAAGTAAGGCTTTGAATTCTTTAAAAAAAGGCGGGTGTTTTTGCTTATCAGGGCTAGTTCAAGGATTGACTAAGGATAAGAATTCAGCACTCAAAACATTAGAAGTACCAGCAACTTTGGTATGGGGAAATAAGGACTTTACCCATCAGAAAACGAACAATAAGTCTATCCTTGAGCACTTACCTAATTGTGAGATAATAGAATTTAATGACTGTGGACATTTTCCTGAATTGGAAAATTCACACCATTATGTAAAACTTGTAAAAGAACGACTGTAA
- a CDS encoding nucleoside-triphosphatase, with translation MPSTNCSIYILTGEIQSGKSTALSEWIDDIEKQGMRVGGLLNLVIDSKKWFLDIASKERWSMERLQENDSPINVGRYIFSEKAFDQARKTLNESNAPYDYFIVDEIGKLELKNLGLEPALSHFLEHIQSVSIQNLILVVRDSLVDEVLEKYKLPIKAILEKEDVPSL, from the coding sequence ATGCCATCTACAAACTGTAGCATTTATATTCTCACTGGAGAAATCCAATCGGGAAAGTCTACCGCATTGTCTGAGTGGATTGATGACATAGAAAAGCAAGGAATGCGTGTAGGTGGGTTACTCAATCTTGTCATTGATTCTAAAAAATGGTTTCTGGACATTGCTTCCAAAGAACGTTGGTCCATGGAAAGGCTTCAAGAAAATGATAGTCCCATTAATGTAGGCAGATATATCTTTTCTGAAAAGGCCTTTGATCAAGCTAGAAAGACATTAAATGAAAGTAATGCACCTTACGATTACTTTATTGTGGATGAAATTGGGAAGCTAGAACTGAAAAACTTGGGACTTGAACCTGCGTTAAGTCATTTTCTTGAACATATCCAATCAGTATCTATTCAAAATCTTATTTTGGTCGTGCGAGATTCCCTAGTTGATGAGGTATTGGAAAAATATAAGCTACCAATAAAAGCAATTCTGGAAAAAGAAGATGTACCCAGTTTATAA
- a CDS encoding nuclear transport factor 2 family protein, with protein sequence MKHSIILILGLFFGSTSYINAQTSQDSLDIKQVALDYIESQHNVKPEQFERAAHPRMVKRTFWTNKKAKKEYLRETFKDGMVLLAATYNENGDKFPENPKKDVIILDVYDKVASVKLIADDWIDYMHIVKLNGKWQIVNVLWQFNDSEDH encoded by the coding sequence ATGAAGCATTCTATTATCCTCATACTGGGTCTATTTTTTGGATCTACATCTTATATCAACGCTCAAACCTCACAAGACTCTTTGGACATTAAGCAAGTCGCCCTAGACTACATTGAATCACAACATAATGTGAAACCTGAACAATTTGAGCGGGCAGCTCACCCAAGAATGGTCAAAAGAACTTTTTGGACAAATAAAAAGGCTAAAAAAGAATACCTAAGAGAGACATTTAAAGATGGTATGGTTCTTTTAGCAGCGACTTACAATGAGAATGGAGACAAGTTTCCAGAGAACCCGAAGAAGGACGTAATCATACTTGATGTTTATGATAAAGTAGCTTCTGTGAAGCTCATAGCCGATGATTGGATCGACTATATGCACATCGTGAAATTGAATGGCAAATGGCAAATCGTAAATGTGCTTTGGCAGTTTAATGATTCAGAAGATCATTAA